The genomic stretch gtttatgataattttccttgctttttgtttctctcttttttttttcttttttttttaaattttggttgtgctggctcttagttgcagcacgtgtaCTCTTTAGTTGAGGccggtgggctccttagttgcggttcactggctccttagtttcGGCATGCatactcttagttgcggcttgcatgtgggatctagttccctgaacaggggtCGAACGTGcgtcacctgcattggaaggtggattcttaaccactgcgccaccagggaagtcctctaattttgcttgcttttgaactttctttttaaaaagcatctcagGCTATATGGTCTCCTGCAACTTGCTTTCCTGGACTTAGCATCACATTTgtaagattcatctatgttgctgcGTGTAGCTGTGGTTTGTTCATTGTCGTTGCAATATAATGTTCAATCGTCTGAATGGACCACAGcatatttatctattcttctgccacTGGACATTTAGATTGTCACCAGGTTTTTCCTAATTTGAACAATGTTAGTTTGAATATTCTTACACACAGCCCCCTTTGCACATCTGCAAGAGTTTCTCTGGGGTATATTTCTgggagaggaattgctgggtgatatgACATGCAAATGTTCAATTTTATAAGATATTGccaattttttcccctaaagtctGTTCCAGTTTACACTCCTACAACCAGTCAACAAGAGTTCCTGTTATCCATCTTCAACACTAGTATTAAATTCACCGGTCCTTACTCTGTTAGAGGGCCTACAATGGCTACGGAAGTGAGGACCCAATTGGCAGAGCATCCACTGACGAGGTAAGGTCCCAAATGCATTCCCTGCTGACTAAGGAGGTGGAGGGGGCCGGGGTGGGCGGAAGACAAAGGAATTCAACAAACTGAGGGTccaagtggagatcaccttccactGCCATCAGCCAGGCCCCCAGTGGTTTCTCAGGCCTGAGTTAGCAAAGTCACAAGCAGGGCCCCTCCTGCATAGGGAGAGAGTCACAGGCAGGGGGCAGGAGCACAGAAATTCCAGGGGTTTCAGGGGCTGACTTCTGTTAGGTGGGGGTAGGGGAGGCCAGCTAACAGCGACTTTCAGAGAaggtttgctttatttctttaagtcCCAGACCCCTTAGAGGCGAATCGAGGACGGAACAGGAAACTGAGGGGCCTGGTCATCGAGATCCGCAGAGGGTCCTGGGGCAAAACGCCTTGCTTAGCATATCCAGAGTCCATCTATACTCCTCCAGAGGGACTCCCTTCAGCGAGGGCCACCGGAAGGAAAAGCAGACAGTGAGCAGGCAGGTGGTCCCACCAGGCCCCTGGCGGACAGCAGCCCACCTTCGGATCCTCGCTGGACCcactccatctcctcctccagggGCAGAAGCACAGCGTCctcaggagagggaaggggtgcAGGTGGAGGACAGAGAACCTGAGACGCTTGTCTCCAGCGAAGCGAAGCAAGAGCTTGAGGCTTCCCTGCAGCGACGCAGCCCTGACAGCCACCCTGTCACCTCTACATCTCCCGGGAGGGGCCCCCACGGGAAAAGGACTCGCTGGCCTAGTCTGGCCTTGGCGCCAGCTTTGGCCCCTGGATGCTGAGTCTGGGCCAAAACTGCCCCTGAGGGCAAGGGGGGAGGGTGACAGCCTATAGGTGGCTTCTCTTGGGCTGCCAACAGTTTGGCTTGGGGAGAGGCCTATGCTAGGGTCAGCCCCCTGGCCCTGGAGGTGTATATAATGTACATTTGCTCCAGTCCAGGTATTTGGATGAGTAGGTGGGTCTAtggcttctctttctggcttTAGAAATGGTTTCTGAGAGAAAACTGGGGTCCTCGCTCCCTGCTCAGGCATCTTAGGAAGACAGAAGGGTCCCTGGGGCCGGATGGCGTGGCTGGGAAAGGACCCTGGGGGAGGCTCCGCTTTGGTGTCACAGGGGTGGCGGTGAAATCCCGGAAACCAGATTTCAGAGCATCTCAGGAATGGATTCTTATAAGCTCAGGTGGGCACTGCTGCCGGTGGGCACCATTTGCTTCTCCCTGACCCTCTCCTTCAGTCCAAGGGCTGAGCCAAAACCCGAGAAGAAGTCAGGGTGCAGGCCAGGGAGCCACGCGGACGGCAGGCCACAGAAAGAACTGATGATCCCAGGGATCGTGGATTTCAAGCTGATCCGAGAGGCACTGAGGACCTCCAAGCCCCAAACTCCCGGTGCCCACGGCTTCGGCCACCTCAGCCATCACTCCTTCTTCTCCCggcaccacccccatccccagcacGTGACCCACATCCAAGGTAGGGCTGGGGCAGGCCAGAGCCTGGCCggaggtggggacaggggagggcGTGCTGGGAAGGGAGGACCCAGCCCGCGCTTGGCGATctgaggcaggggcagggctcGGGGAGTCCAAAGGCAGACTGCCTAGCCCTACAGGATTTACGTCATTGCCGattctcccattttacaaatcagAGAAACGGATGAAGGTTCTCCTGCAGAGCTGCACTCTCTTCTCTAACTCAGGCCATTTCATCCACTCAGCTATTCATCCATCAAATATCTAATGAGTGTGAACTACAGGTCAAGCAGTTTTTTAGGTCCTGGGGTTATGAGAGTGAGCGAGACAGACAGTCCCTGCCCTCGCGGAGCCGACTCTTTGGTGGGGAAGAATAGGAAATAGATAAGGTGTCAGATGTGGTAAGTGCCAAGGCTATAGGAGGAGGCCTGACTAACAGCATGGCATTTGAGCAAAGAATAAAGGAAGACAGGGCATGACCCATGTGGATCTCAGGGGGAAGagtgtcccaggcagaggggacagcaaggACAGAGGCCCTGAGGCAAGAGCATCCTGGCTCTgttggaggaacagcaaggaagtcagtgaggctggagcagagtcaggagggggagaaaggagatGCATCAGAGAGGCAGCCGGGCCCCCATCGCGCGGGCCTTAGAGCTCACCGTGGTCACCCTTAAGCCATCTCACTGAGTCAGATGGGAGCCACTGGAAGGTTGAGAGCAAAGAGGTAGCAGAAGGGATCTACTAGCTTTTGAATGGATGGTGGCTTGGACCGGGGAGGTAGCAGTGGAGGAGTTAGTGTCCCTGCTCTAGCGATATACAGAAGGTAGGGCCAACGGGATTTGCTGATCGATTCAAAACAGAGCacgagaggggagaggaggcagcCTGACTCCCAGGTGTTTGGCCTGAGTAACTGGAAAACTGGAGTTGCACTGGCTGAGACAGGGGAGCCCACAGAAGGGGCcagtggaggctggggagggtcAGGGGTTTGGTCTGGGACGTGGGAGATGCAACATGTGCGATGTCTCTTAGAAGTCCGAGGGGAGTTATCGAGTAGTTAGTCAGGTCCATTTGGGGCAGAGATGCCAATGTGAGAGCCGCTCAGATGGGGGTGGTATTTGAAGTGGCGTGCTGGATGGGATCATCAGGGGACCATGTAGATGCGGGGGAGGAGAACCTGGCATGAATCTGGGGACCCCAAGGCTAAGGGGTTGAGGAGATGAAGAGGAAGCAGTAGCTGAGCGGCTGGTGAGCTAGGAGGACCCCGGGGAGTGAGGGGTCCTGGCACCAAAGGCAAGTGTTCGGGAAGACAGAGTGAGCAACCACGGTAAGTCCTAACAAGGCTGTTCCCCAAAGCTTAACTAATGATGCTATAACATCACACAAACCTTAGACCGGAGGGTCCTCATGTGTAAATGTCCCTTACCACCTCCAGGCTGCCACGCACTCAGCCCTGCAAGCCTGACAGATGGCATGAAGTTTTAGCCAGAGGGTCTCGCTCCCTGTGATCTGAGCCCAGGCCCCTCTCGTCACAAACTGTGGCTTAATGCCCCCGTCCCCACATCCTCCTCTTTAAGCTGCCTGCCTCTGTGTGCTCACACCTGCACTTCACTGCCCTGTCTCAGAACACCGAAAGGACCCCAGGACTAGGGTCTCAGGAAGCCCGGCTTCCTGTCTCACCTCTGCCTGACTCACTGCGTGACCCTGAGCACATCCGTGCACGGCCATTCTAAGTGGCCCCAGGGGTAAGGTCGCAGCGGCTACAGAGGCCCTTCCAGCTCTCGCCATCTCCAGGCTTGTGGTTTGACTGGAGGAAGTGGGCCAAGCGCTGCCTCTACTCAccagcctcctcccagccccccggAGTTCCTGGGGTCCACTCAGGCCCCCCTTCCCACAGCCTCAAACCCTTCACAGATCTCACCGGGAAGCCTGTCTGCGTTGTCAGGGACGAGTTCTCTCTGGCCGCCTCACTTCAAGCCACACTCTTACCCGGCTCTCTGATCAGGATGCCCACCACCTCGGTCCCCATTGGAGACCCGCAGTCCAATCGGGATCCCTGGCTTTCTTCTGGTGGGTACTTGGGCCACAGCCCCTCTGCCTTGGGGTTATACCTGTGCCTGGCTTGGGTGGGTGCCTGAGAAGGAAAGGGCCATTGCTCTTAGGTCAGTGGGG from Physeter macrocephalus isolate SW-GA unplaced genomic scaffold, ASM283717v5 random_942, whole genome shotgun sequence encodes the following:
- the LOC114485294 gene encoding protein TBATA-like encodes the protein MYICSSPGIWMSSPRAEPKPEKKSGCRPGSHADGRPQKELMIPGIVDFKLIREALRTSKPQTPGAHGFGHLSHHSFFSRHHPHPQHVTHIQDLTGKPVCVVRDEFSLAASLQATLLPGSLIRMPTTSVPIGDPQSNRDPWLSS